One region of Candidatus Krumholzibacteriia bacterium genomic DNA includes:
- a CDS encoding GAK system ATP-grasp enzyme: MTDRLHVGVVGVPGQWSSEALADALESRTGRRLLVDLGRAVFDSQRGGVFYEDLDLCALDGLVIKKLGHDYSPSMLDRIELLLSVAEAGVTVLSHPASILRLVDRLSGTLTLQRAGIPIPPTVVTEDVGRAAEAVQRFGRALLKPLFSTKARGMRMLVAGPDVDLQAEIRDYKANAGPVLYVQQRVEHRGRDLGVTFLGGRYLGTYARVSATDSWNTTIHAGGSYAAHEPSPAVIEVAQRAQALFDLDFTTVDVAETPEGPMVFEVSAFGGFRGLQRGLGLDAASLLADHVVERIGKSKRLRIVGRGQ, from the coding sequence TTGACTGACCGCCTGCACGTCGGGGTGGTCGGCGTTCCCGGGCAGTGGTCCTCGGAAGCCCTGGCCGACGCCTTGGAGTCCCGCACCGGCCGAAGGCTCCTGGTGGACCTCGGCCGCGCCGTGTTCGACAGCCAACGGGGCGGCGTCTTCTACGAGGATCTCGATCTTTGCGCTCTCGACGGACTGGTGATCAAGAAGCTGGGGCACGATTACAGCCCGAGCATGCTCGACCGCATCGAGCTCTTGCTCTCCGTGGCGGAGGCAGGCGTCACCGTGCTCTCGCACCCGGCGAGCATCCTGCGTCTCGTCGATCGCCTGAGCGGTACCCTCACCTTGCAGCGGGCGGGGATCCCGATCCCGCCCACCGTGGTCACCGAGGACGTGGGGCGGGCGGCGGAAGCGGTGCAGCGCTTCGGGCGCGCGCTGCTGAAACCGCTCTTCAGCACCAAGGCCCGTGGCATGCGCATGCTCGTCGCCGGCCCGGATGTGGACCTCCAGGCGGAAATCCGTGATTACAAAGCGAACGCCGGGCCCGTGCTCTACGTGCAGCAGCGGGTGGAACACCGGGGCCGCGACCTGGGCGTGACCTTTCTCGGCGGGCGCTACCTCGGAACCTATGCCCGCGTCTCCGCCACCGATTCCTGGAACACCACCATCCATGCCGGCGGCTCGTACGCCGCCCACGAGCCGTCGCCCGCGGTGATCGAGGTGGCCCAGCGCGCCCAGGCGCTCTTCGACCTCGACTTCACCACGGTGGACGTGGCGGAGACTCCCGAAGGCCCCATGGTGTTCGAGGTCTCGGCCTTCGGCGGTTTCCGCGGCTTGCAACGCGGTCTCGGACTGGACGCCGCTTCTCTGCTGGCCGATCATGTGGTGGAGCGCATCGGCAAGAGCAAGCGCCTCCGCATCGTGGGGAGAGGACAATGA